One part of the Candidatus Aegiribacteria sp. genome encodes these proteins:
- the rsxC gene encoding electron transport complex subunit RsxC, giving the protein MTKARTFRGGTHPQGNKNLSSGQSIKRLPAPEIVRVPLCQHLGAPSKPSVSKGDKVIRGQEIGTQNGFISLPTHSPVNGTVKSIEEFPMPHRRTGPVVVIETESEDGGQVFKKWDDYRKHSPAEIIERIKMAGICGMGGASFPTYVKLSPPPDKNIDTLIINGVECEPYLTADQRLMLENPDDIILGMEILSYALGVEKCLIGIEINKPDAIRIMEEKGCDVLPLKVSYPQGAEKQLIDAAIGREVPAGGLPLDVGVVVQNVGTAAAVAKAVRDGEPSLRRIVTVTGRGVESPANYDVCVGTLFSDLIEESGGYTENVERLISGGPMMGISLYTDGVPVTKGTSGVLALIGAEVRDVTESPCISCGKCMDACPLRLAPSMIASAAENEKWDLARKYGALNCMACGTCSYVCPAGRYLVHYIKRAQEAIRANRGKEA; this is encoded by the coding sequence ATGACCAAAGCCAGAACATTCAGGGGGGGAACCCATCCCCAGGGCAATAAGAATCTATCATCGGGACAATCGATAAAAAGATTGCCTGCTCCGGAAATTGTTCGAGTGCCGTTATGCCAGCATCTTGGAGCACCATCGAAACCCTCGGTTTCCAAAGGAGACAAAGTAATCAGGGGACAGGAGATAGGTACTCAGAACGGCTTTATTAGTTTACCAACGCATTCACCTGTGAACGGTACGGTTAAGTCTATTGAGGAATTCCCCATGCCACACAGAAGAACCGGTCCTGTAGTAGTCATCGAGACAGAATCGGAAGATGGAGGACAGGTTTTCAAGAAGTGGGACGATTACAGAAAGCATTCACCCGCTGAGATAATTGAGCGGATCAAAATGGCCGGTATCTGCGGTATGGGGGGAGCAAGTTTTCCTACTTACGTGAAGCTGTCTCCACCTCCCGATAAGAATATTGATACACTTATTATTAACGGGGTGGAGTGTGAGCCATACCTTACTGCCGACCAAAGGCTCATGCTTGAGAATCCTGACGATATAATTCTTGGAATGGAAATACTGTCTTACGCGCTCGGAGTAGAAAAATGCTTGATAGGTATTGAGATCAACAAGCCCGATGCTATAAGGATCATGGAGGAAAAGGGATGCGATGTTCTTCCGCTGAAAGTCAGCTATCCCCAGGGGGCTGAGAAGCAGCTCATCGATGCCGCCATCGGCAGGGAAGTTCCTGCCGGAGGGCTTCCTCTTGATGTGGGAGTAGTAGTACAGAATGTTGGAACGGCGGCCGCAGTTGCAAAAGCTGTAAGGGACGGTGAACCCTCTCTTCGAAGGATAGTAACGGTAACAGGTAGAGGTGTTGAATCACCGGCCAATTACGATGTATGTGTGGGTACGCTTTTCTCTGACCTCATCGAAGAATCCGGTGGCTACACTGAAAACGTTGAGAGACTGATAAGTGGTGGACCGATGATGGGCATCTCGCTTTATACCGATGGCGTTCCTGTAACAAAGGGAACCAGTGGTGTTCTAGCACTGATCGGAGCAGAAGTAAGAGATGTTACTGAAAGCCCATGTATTAGTTGCGGTAAGTGCATGGATGCATGCCCGTTAAGGCTTGCACCAAGCATGATAGCATCGGCAGCTGAAAACGAGAAATGGGATCTTGCCAGGAAATACGGAGCGCTGAATTGCATGGCGTGCGGTACATGCAGTTATGTGTGTCCAGCCGGAAGATACCTTGTTCATTACATTAAGAGAGCCCAGGAAGCTATAAGGGCAA
- the nrdR gene encoding transcriptional regulator NrdR: protein MKCPRCSSMDDRVIDSRTVRDGEATRRRRECAECGYRFTTYEYIEKSFPVVVKNDGRRESFDRKKLEKGIDRACEKRPVAAEDLRDLVDRTIARVTDEFQEEVTVKFIGECVMELLHEVDQVAYVRFASVYRKFKDVSQFKEELDRLLKEE from the coding sequence ATGAAATGTCCCCGATGCTCAAGCATGGATGACAGAGTAATTGATTCCCGTACGGTAAGGGATGGAGAGGCCACAAGAAGAAGGCGGGAGTGCGCCGAATGTGGGTATCGCTTCACAACTTACGAGTATATCGAGAAGTCTTTTCCTGTTGTGGTGAAGAACGACGGCAGGAGGGAGTCCTTCGATCGGAAGAAGCTTGAGAAGGGAATTGACAGGGCCTGCGAGAAAAGGCCTGTTGCCGCGGAAGATCTGCGGGACCTGGTCGACCGGACAATCGCACGGGTAACGGATGAGTTCCAGGAGGAAGTTACGGTGAAATTTATTGGTGAATGTGTAATGGAGCTTCTTCACGAGGTTGATCAGGTTGCTTATGTCAGATTCGCAAGTGTTTACAGGAAATTCAAGGATGTTTCACAATTTAAAGAAGAACTTGACAGGTTACTGAAGGAAGAATAA
- a CDS encoding recombinase family protein translates to MLKNKIYYGDFDWNEVTYSGKHQPIVSRQLWQKVQDTMLDRNSSKIRRMKHDFAFSRLLRCGHCGCMMTGELKKGKYIYYHCTGYKGKCNEPYTRETVLDSLFCDFLGLLEFNQEVIDFLRDNYLEMSKKKRSYRKKAISILQAEYDKLQVKLDTMYEDKLEGIITPQMFNEKSQICRNQMEDIFSAIVKHESEDPAEFERSVDLLELIRNARTTYSKRDSSEKRRLLNNLLSNCLWKGGNLSVEFRHPYDMIVDTNRVYEAKKAEGNDSNSLFELWYARQDSNLWPAD, encoded by the coding sequence ATGCTCAAGAACAAAATCTACTATGGTGATTTTGACTGGAACGAAGTCACCTATTCAGGCAAACATCAACCAATCGTTTCCAGACAACTTTGGCAGAAGGTTCAAGATACTATGCTAGACCGCAATTCCAGCAAGATAAGACGAATGAAGCATGATTTTGCGTTTTCAAGGCTATTAAGATGCGGTCATTGTGGCTGCATGATGACTGGAGAGCTAAAGAAGGGCAAATACATCTATTACCATTGCACAGGATACAAGGGTAAGTGTAATGAGCCGTATACAAGAGAAACGGTCTTAGATAGCCTATTCTGTGATTTCCTGGGGCTTTTGGAGTTCAATCAAGAGGTAATAGACTTTCTCAGAGATAATTACTTGGAAATGAGTAAGAAGAAACGAAGCTACAGGAAAAAAGCTATATCAATTCTTCAAGCTGAGTACGATAAACTCCAGGTGAAGCTGGATACAATGTATGAAGATAAGCTTGAAGGTATCATTACTCCTCAGATGTTCAATGAGAAATCACAGATATGCAGGAATCAAATGGAGGATATCTTCTCAGCTATCGTCAAACATGAATCTGAAGATCCTGCAGAGTTTGAGCGAAGTGTTGATCTTCTCGAACTTATCAGAAATGCCCGTACTACGTACTCTAAGAGAGATAGTTCAGAGAAAAGAAGACTTCTTAATAATCTACTTTCGAACTGCCTTTGGAAAGGTGGAAATCTCTCGGTAGAATTCCGACATCCGTATGATATGATTGTAGATACAAACCGAGTCTATGAAGCAAAGAAGGCTGAAGGAAATGATTCCAACAGCCTTTTTGAACTTTGGTACGCCCGACAGGATTCGAACCTGTGGCCTGCGGATTAG